The sequence GCCAGTCCAGTCACAGCACCCGTGGAAACCGCTTCCCAACGGCCTTTGGCCGTATCGCGCCGCCAGACAACATTATCCACTACGGCAAAAACCGTTCCGTCTGCCGTGACTTTGATATCGTAGGAAATCCAAGTCCGACCGATGAGTGCTTCGTTGAAGCCGGGAATGCCCGCATTATCCATCTGCCATGTCGCCCCATTGTCCACCGACCGCCAGATTCCCCAATGAGGAGTGGCGGCGTATACGGCCGTGCCATCCGTAGCGACATTGTACGCAAACTGCATCGCGAAGAAGGGGATGCTGGGAATGCCTGTGCTGGCAGCCGTCCAAGTCGCGCCATTGTCCGTGGATTTCCAAACACCGTGAGAAAGCATGTCGGAAGCGAAAATCGCGCCGTTGTGTTCCACCATGCCGCCGAAACCCACGATGGTTCCTGCAATATTCTTGGAGGGAGTGTTAAACGGGAAGGCAGCCTGAGTCCACGAAGCACCGTTGTTATCCGAGTAGAACACCGGACTGCCGACGCCATTGTTCCAGCTGGCCGTGTCACCTGAACGGATGATGCGTCCGGTAGATGTTTTGAGAAAGGCCTTAGGCGTGAGAATGGCGCTGGCCCCATCTGCCAGCCCGGAGTTCATCGCGGTCCATGAAAGACCGTTGTTATCGGAACGGAACACGCCTTTGTTATTGCCATAACCGGCAAAGAGGGTGTTGCCCGTGCCCGCACCGATAGAGATTGCCGCAGAGCCATCAGAAGGAGTTCCCGAAGTTAGCTTTTGCCAATTTTGTGCGTTGGCGACTGATTCTACGAGCAGAAGACTGCTCAACAACACAGCCAAACGAGAAAAGTTCATCATTGTCAGCAAAAGATATTGGTATTGTGGAGGTTATGATGATTAAGCGGTTCGCCTAATTTATTGTGTCTAGTTACTGGACGAGCATGAGCAGAATTTGGGCCATTTTTACAAATGCTTAACAAAGCAAAATTTACAGCTCCAAAGAATGCAAAATGCTCGAATTAAGGGGGTTGGAGCGGGATCAGGAAGTTTTCAGGGCTATTTTACTTGATAGGGATAATCCCTTTTTTCTCAAGACTGCGAAGTTTGGGGCTGATGACTGCCGCGCAATAACCTTGGGTGGGGTTATTCTTGAAGTAATCTTGGTGGTAATCCTCAGCTTTGTAGAAGATGCTGATAGGGACGATTTCCGTCACTATAGGAGTCTTGAAGTTGGCCTGGGCCTTCTTCTTGGATTCTTCGGCCGCTTTTTTCTGCGCTTCACTGTGGTACATGATGGTGGAGCGGTACTGGGTGCCGGTGTCAGCACCTTGACGGTTCAAGGTCGTGGGATCATGTGCGGCCCAAAAGATTTCCAAGATTTGCGCGTAGCTGATTTTCTTCGGATCAAATTCGATCTGAATGACTTCCGCATGACCGGTATCGCCTGTGCAGACTTGTTTATAGGTGGGATTGGGCACTTGGCCGCCAGCATATCCCGAAACAACGCTTTTGACTCCGGCAAACCGTTCATACACCGCTTCCGTGCACCAGAAACAGCCGCCGCCCAATGTGGCCTTTTCGGTGTAAGCCCATCCGGCGGTTTCATCCTTGGTTTCCTGTTTTTTATCTTCGGCGTTCATGGCGCTGGGTAAGGTGCTGCATATTCCGGCCAGTAACAACAATTGCGATGTCACAAAATGGCGACGGGTGATACGTTTGGCAGAAGAACGGTCGGACAGTTGGTTTGCAGCTTGGTAGTTCATGGCTGTCTGGATGCTTTATATATCACATTGGATGCTCCCAAGGCCAAAGTTATTCTCGAACTTTTTTTGGCACATTTGGGTGGGGCCATTGAGGCGTTGAAGGAAGATGATTTTTACGTCAAGGTCGCCGCGTGAATCTGGTCCGAGTGTCATCATTTCTTTGCGCGCTCCTCATATCTATCCTGGTAACGAGTTGTTCGGGAAAAAGGGAGCATCGTAACTATCCGCCTACAGCCACGGGTGATTGGATTGCTTTCGGCGACAGCCTCACCTACGGCTATGGTGCATCCAGGGGGAAGGATTACCCGACGCTCCTCGCCCAAAAACTGGGTGTAAGGATCGAGAACCAAGGCATCTCGGGGCAAACCACGGGACAGGCCATGGGACGCGTCGATGCTGCCGCACGCAAGGCGCCACGCGTCGTCCTGCTTTGTCTGGGGGGCAATGACGGTCTGCAAAAGATTCCGCGCGAGACGATGTTCAAGAATCTCTCGGATATCATCAGCGCCTTTCATGCGGAAGGTTCTTTTGTGGTGCTTATCGGTGTACGTAGTGCGACGTTGCGGGACAAGAACGAGGAAGGTTTCGAGGAGTTGGCCGAACGCAAACGCGTGCTCTACATCTCTGACATCTTGGAAGGCCTGTTCACCGATCCGCGTTACATGTCGGACCAGATACATCCTAATGACAAGGGCTATGAGATGATCGCCGATCGTTTGGCGAAAGAACTGCAACCTTTGATGGAAAAACTGAAGTAAGTCTTAAGCCGTTTCCAACATCGCTTCGCGTAACTTGCCTTCCTGATTCGCCTGCCAATAAGCGCCTGTGTTCACGTCCAGACACGTGAGCCAGCCAGCGGGATTGTAGACCCACGTGTCTAGGCAGACTGCGTGACCGATATCGAGTGGAACGCCGTTCTTCTGCGGAGTGTGACCACAGATCATGCGTTTGCCGGAGCGATGAGGCGGTTGATAATCGAACTTTTCCCAATACAGCATGTAGTCCGGCTGTTCATCGAGAAGATGGTCCGCATAAGCATTGGCGTGGACGAAAAAATTCTTCTCCGTTTCGTAGTAGGGCAGGGTGTCGGAGAGGAATTCCCAATGTTCGTTGCTGATGCCCTGAAGATTTTCGGACAGGTAGGACTCCAACGTCTCCATGCCGCCACACGCCAGCCAGTCCTTGTAACCCGTGAGGCTTTCGCGCGCTTGCAACATCATCACCTCATGATTTCCGCGCAACGGGATGAGATTACTGCGCTTGCTTAAGCTGATGAGGAAATCGATGACCTGTTTGGATTGTGGGCCGCGATCTACGTAATCGCCAATGGTCACGATGGTGTCGTTGCTGTTGAAGGCGAGCTTCTGGGCCAAGGCATCCAGCGGCTGATGATAGCCGTGAATGTCGCCGATGGCGTAAAGACCCATAAGGCAAGTATAGCTTCCGCTGGCCCGCTTATCAATCTAAGGGAAGGGGATTCGACTACAACGCGTCCGGCAGGGTCATCAGCATGGCCACCCGGCCCAGCAGACGTCCGGCAGCACCGCCATCCATCACACGATGGTCGAAGCTCAAGGTGAGGTTCGCTTCCATCACAGGTATGAACTGCTGCTTGTCCTCATCCCAGAAGGGGACCTTGCGGCCTGCGCCGAGGCCGAGCACTAGCGTTTGTTCCGGCAGCGGAATCGGTGTGGCCCAAGTCAGACCAAATGTGCCGAAGTTCGTGATCGTGGCGATAGAACCACCTGTGGCATCCGCTGGCAGGCGACGTTCACGGGCAAGGGTGACGAGTTCGTTGTAGCGATTCGTCAGTTCGCGGAGAGATTTGCGATTGGCATCGCGGATGACGGGCACGAGCACACCATCTTCTGCTTCCACTGCGAAACCTATATCGATAGAGCCTGGGTGTGCGATGCGTGAACCGATGAGCCGTCCTGCCGGAGCGCTGTTCTCACCCAAGCCAAGTGCAAGCGCGCGCAAGGCATAGAGTGCGGGACCAGGTTTCGGATTCTGTGTGGCGCGATGCGCGAGCACGGGGTCCAGTTTCACGGGCATGCCCACGGTCGCGATCGGACGCGTCCAGCTACGACGCATGGCATCCGCCACGGCGATACGCATGGAGGAAGCGGGCGTGAGCCGGTTCTGTTCAAGTTTGGTGACAAACGCTTCAAAATCTTCCACCGTCACGCGACCGTGCGCGCCACTGCCTGCCAATCCTGCGAGGTCCGCCGCGTGCAGCCCGAGTTCAGCCATGCGTGCTTTCAAACGTGGTGAAAGATAACTGGCACCACTGGCGCCAACGGGCACGGGCAAACCTTTGAGGACGGGTTCAACGGTGTTTGAGGACGAAGTGGTGATAGTTGCGCCATCTCCGCCGAAATGAGGTTTGTCCGCCGCTGGTTTTAATGGGGCGACGTCACTGCTGAGTTCGCCGAGAATGTTTCCTACCGCGTATGTTTCACCTTCGGTAGCAGTGATCGTTTTGATTTTGCCCGCGACAGGCGAAGTAACCGTGAGAGTGGCCTTGCTAGTCTCCACTTCCATCACTTCCTGACCGGCGGTGACGGTATCACCTGGCTTCACGAGCCAGCGAATGACAGTGGCCTCGGCGATGGATTCGCCGAGCTGCGGCATGACGATGGGTATGGTATGCGGCATTAGTAATTCAAGACGTTGCGGGCAGCAGCCGTGATGCTTTGGGCAGTGGGACGATGGGCGGCCCAGAGACGTGGGTGAAAAGGAATCGGCGTGTCCTTTGCGTTCAACCGTTGCGGAGGCGCATCCAAAAGATCAAAACCTTCGCTGACCACACGAGAAATAACTTCTGCGGTGACACCACCCCAAGGCCAGGCTTCACCTACACACAACAAACGGCCGGTGCGTGCGACGGATGCCATTACGGTATCCGTATCCAGTGGCTTGATGGAGCGCAGATCCACGATTTCCACCTTGTAACCTTCGGTCGCCAATTCATCCGCCGCCGCAAGAGATTCGTGCAGCATCGCGCTGTAAGTCACCAGCGTTAGATCACGACCTGCACGTGCGATGCGAGCTTTGCCTACAGGCAGAGCTTCCGTCGGCAGCTTCTCCGCTTTGAGATGGTAATAAAGGAATTTGTGCTCGCAGAAGATGACGGGGTCATCAATCGCGACAGCATCAAGCAAAAGACTGTAAGCATCTTCCACCGTGGCAGGCGTGAGCACGACCAAGCCTGGGAAGTGCGCGTAGATCGCTTCGAGGCTCTGGCTGTGGAAAGGGCCGCTGCCACTCGTGCCACCGCAGGGCAGGCGGATGGTGATGGGGCAGGGGACGTTCGTGCGCCAGTAGTAGGTAGCCGCTTGATTGACGATCTGGTTCAGGCCCACCGTCGAGAAGTCGGCGAACTGCATCTCGATGATTGGCCGCATGCCTTGCAGCGCTGCACCGATGGCGGAGCCGACAATCGCATCTTCACTGATCGGGGCGTCGATTACGCGTCCGGGAAATTGTTGCGCCAGACCTTTGGTGGCTTTGAATGCGCCACCAAAATCACCAACGTCCTGACCGTAGATATAGACGTTCGGATTCTCGCTCAAGGCACGGGCTTGGGCTTCGCGAATAGCTTCGAGGTAAGTGATGCTCACGACAGGTCAGGAAGCGTTTTCCCGCAAAGCAGCGGTGGCCAGGGCGTGCCAATTTTCAAGCGAAGGATCAGGAGCCGGATCACGCAGGATTTCATCCACGGCTTTTTCCAGTTCCGCCGCGATCTCCGTATTCCACTGGGTCATATCCTCATCGGTGGCCAGTTTGTTGGCGATGAGCCAGTGCGCGGCGACCTTCAGGCAATCGCGACCCACATGCGATTCTTTCAAGGTGCCGTCCACATAACTCGCATCATCATGTTCACCGTGACCGCAGAGGCGCAGGAGATTGGCGACCACGAGTTGCGGGCCGCAGCCTTCACGAGCACGTTTCGCGGCGCGATCCATGACTTGCATGCAAGCGGCGAGATCCGTGCCATCGACGGAATGACCATCCACGCCATAGCCGATCGCGCGGTCCAGCAAGCTATCGCAAGCGAATTGGCGGGAACGATGGGTGGAGTAAGCGTATTGATTATCCGCCACCACGATGATCACGGGCAACCGTTCTACCGCTGCCTGGTTCATGGCTTCGTGGAAAGCACCGGTGGAGGTGCCGCCATCGCCGATACATGTGGCACCGAGGCCCATTTCCTTGCCCTGCATACGCCGGGCCATGAGCGCGCCATTCACCACGGAGGGGATGGCACCCAAATGGCTGATCATGGGCAGGTAACCGTCCTTGGGGCGGCCACGATGGACATTACCATCCCGGCCGCGCATGGGGCCAAGGGGGGAACCGATGCAGGAGCGTAGGGCATCTTGCAGGGATTCACCGAAAGCGAGACGACCGGCGGTATCACGGATCAAAGGGGCGTAGATATCACCGGGGAGAAGTTGCATGGCCAAAGCCACACTGAGGGCTTCCTGGCCTTTGGACAGAAAGGCGCCACCGGGAACGAGTCCAGACCGGTAAAGGGCGGCAGTTTTATCATCCAAGGCACGGGCCAAGAGCATCCAGCGGAACGCCAGACGCAATAGGGAAGGGTCCAATGCCAAGGGCCGCGGTACAGGAGCAGTCGGGCTTCCGGTTACCGCGGCTGGCGGAATTGCCTCGATGAGCCGTTGCATCTAGTCCTTATATGCGCCGGTTCAGGGTCTTACGCAAACACTTCTTTCTGATAATCAGGTTAAATATTTATGAGAATTAGCCGATATTGGGAGGGCTAAAGGCCGGGAAGTCTGGCTTGCCATCGGCCCTGATGGCTGCGACCTTTGGCCGGGAAGACTAACCCGGATGCTTGATTGCGGATGCTGAATGCAGGTGTGAAGATGTTGCTCCAGCCACCAGATGAAGCCGAGCGCCTCCAGGCGCTTAACCGGTACTCCATTCTGGATACTGGTCCGGATTCCTCCATGGATGATATCGCCCAACTGGCTGCCCAGATATGTGGGAGGCCCGTGGCGGCCATCACTTTTATCGACGGGAACCGTCAGTGGTTCAAATCCTGTGTCGGGCTGGATCTTAAGGAAACTTCCCGTGAAGACGCGTTCTGCGCCCGGGCAATCCTGCAAAAAGAGGTTTATATCGTCTCCGATACCCGGGAGGATGATTGCTTTCGGGGTGGTCTGATCGCGTCTCCCCCGTATCGTATCCGTTTTTATGCTGGGGCTCCGCTTATCACCCCGGATGGTTATGCGGTAGGTGCCCTAAGTGTGATGGATCACGTCCCCGGCACGGTGACTTCCCAGCAGAAGGAAGCGTTGAAGACTTTGGCGCGGCAGGTCATCACGCACTTGGAGCTGCGTCGCCACGTGAAGGAGATCGAGCATGAGGTCAAGCGTCACCAGCAGACCGAGGTGGCTTTGCTTCAGACCGAAGCTAAATATCGCGGCATCTTTGAGAACATGGCGGTGGGCATCTATCAGACTACTAAAGATGGCCATTACCTCGCGGTGAACCAGCGGTTGGCAGATATCTACGGCTACCAGTCACCTGAAGACTTGATCAACTCGGTCAAAGATATCTCGCACCAGATTTACGTCGACCCGAACCGGCGCGATGAATTCGTCCGCCTGATGCGGGAGAATGATGTCATCTCTCATTTCGAGGCACAGATATATCGCAAGGACCGCAGTATCATCTGGATATCGGAGAATGCGCGAGCCGTGCGCAAGGCCAATGGTGAGCTGGATTATTACGAAGGCACCGTGACGGACATCTCCCGGCGCAAGGGGGCTGAGGAGAAGTTGAAGAATTCTGAGATTCTTTATCATTCTCTGGTGGAGAGCCTGCCGCAATACATTTTCCGCAAAGACCTTCAAGAACGGTTCATCTTTGCGAACCAGCGCTTCTGCCGCATCCTCGAACAGGCGCAAGAGGATGTGTTGGGTAAGACGGACTTTGATTTCTTTCCGGCTGAGCTCGCGCGGAAATATCAGGAAGATGATCGTCGCCTGATGCGCGAGGGCGGAACATTTGAGACGGTGGAAGAATACCTGACCGCAGACAACCAGAAGGCGTACATGCAGGTGATGAAAATCCCTGTATACGATGCCCAAGGTAACGTCAGCGGAGTGCAGGGCATATTCTGGGATGTGACCGAGAAGCGGCGTATCGAGGATGATCTGGCCTTTGAGCGCGATCTCTTGCGTGCGTTGCTGGATAACGTTCCGGACCGTGTTTACTTCAAGGACACGAGCTGCCGTTTCCTGCGATGCAGTCTTGCCATGGCGCAACGGTTGGGGCTCAAAGACCCGGCGGCAGTCGTGGGCAAAACAGACTTTGATTTCCATCCGCCGGAACTGGCGCAGCAGTTCTTCGAGGACGAGCAGCGGATCATCCTTACTGGTCAGCCCATGATCAACAAGGTGGAGCAGCAAGTAGCTGTGAATGGGGAGGAGATTTGGGCCTCTGTCACCAAGGTCCCCATCAAGAACCGGCATGGTCAGGTGACCGGCATCATCGGCATTTCCCGCGATATCACCACGCTTAAGCGGACGGAGCAGGAGCTGGCTTCAGCCCGCGATGCGGCACTCGATACGGCGCGCTTGAAGTCTGAGTTCCTTGCGACAATGAGCCACGAGATCCGGACTCCGATGAATGGCATCATCGGCATGACCGGTTTGTTGCTGGATACCAAGCTCAGCACGGAACAGCGGGATTTCACTGAAACTATCCGTACCAGCGCCGATGCATTGCTCACCATCATCAATGACATCCTTGACTTCTCGAAGATCGAGGCGGGCAAGCTGATATTGGAAAACATCGATCTCGACCTGCGCGAGGTCGTGGAAAGTACCGTGGAATTGCTCGCACAGAAGGCGCAGGACCAGGGCTTGGAGATGATCTCCCATGTTCCGGATGAGATCCCTACTCATCTGCGAGGCGATCCGGGCCGTCTGCGCCAGATATTGATCAATCTGGTCGGTAACGCCGTCAAGTTCACGGAAAAGGGCGAGGTGGTCGTCCGTGTCGCCCTGTTGGAGGAGACTGCGGAAAAGGTCCGCTTGCGCTTCGAAGTCAGGGACACTGGCATCGGCATTCCCAAAGGAGTTCAGGAGGAGATGTTCCAGGCATTCACTCAGGCGGATGGTTCCACCACGCGCAAATATGGCGGCACAGGACTTGGCCTCGCGATCTCCAAGCAACTCGTGAATCTGATGGGCGGTAGCATCAGCGTGGACAGCGCTCCTGGGCAAGGATCGACGTTCTGGTTTGAACTGCCGCTGGAAAAACAGGGCGAGAATGCGTGGCGACCTCTGGGCGAGCGCGCCGATCTTACGGGCTTGAACGTGCTGATCGTAGACGACAATGCTACGAACCGGCAAATCTTCGAGCATCAGACGCGGGCCTGGCGCATGAACAGCCAGAGCGCGGCCAGCGGCATGGAAGCGTTGAAGGTGATTGATTCACAATCGAAAGAGGGCAAGGCGGTCGATTTGATTTTGCTTGATATGCAGATGCCGGAGATGGATGGCCTGATGCTGGCCCGCACGGTGGTCAAACGATTGGGTCGTCGTGTTCCAAAGATGCTGATGCTGACCTCGCTGGGGCATCGCTTGGATGCGAAGACACTGCATGCAGCGGGTATCGCTTCGTGCTTTGTGAAGCCTGTGAAGCAATCGCGCCTATTTGATACCATTGCCAAGGTGATGGCGGGTTACGAAGATGCGGATGTCTCCCAAGAACGGTTGAAAGCTGCTGCCCCGGTGGATTTGGCGTCAGGGCCAGTCGTGCGGAAGAGCACCAAGATACTCCTTGCGGAAGACAACATGGTGAACCAGAAGGTCGCCTTGCTGCAATTGCGCAAACTGGGCTACGAGGCGGATACGGTGGCCAACGGCCTGGAGGCTGTGGCCGCTTTGCGCCAGGTGCCCTATGAGGTGATTTTGATGGATTGCCAGATGCCGGAGATGGATGGGTATACGGCAGCGCGGGAAATTCGTCGCATCGAACGGGAACAGCCCGGTTCTTTAAAATCAGGGCAACCAATCCGT is a genomic window of Verrucomicrobiia bacterium containing:
- a CDS encoding GDSL-type esterase/lipase family protein, whose product is MNLVRVSSFLCALLISILVTSCSGKREHRNYPPTATGDWIAFGDSLTYGYGASRGKDYPTLLAQKLGVRIENQGISGQTTGQAMGRVDAAARKAPRVVLLCLGGNDGLQKIPRETMFKNLSDIISAFHAEGSFVVLIGVRSATLRDKNEEGFEELAERKRVLYISDILEGLFTDPRYMSDQIHPNDKGYEMIADRLAKELQPLMEKLK
- a CDS encoding alpha-ketoacid dehydrogenase subunit beta — encoded protein: MSITYLEAIREAQARALSENPNVYIYGQDVGDFGGAFKATKGLAQQFPGRVIDAPISEDAIVGSAIGAALQGMRPIIEMQFADFSTVGLNQIVNQAATYYWRTNVPCPITIRLPCGGTSGSGPFHSQSLEAIYAHFPGLVVLTPATVEDAYSLLLDAVAIDDPVIFCEHKFLYYHLKAEKLPTEALPVGKARIARAGRDLTLVTYSAMLHESLAAADELATEGYKVEIVDLRSIKPLDTDTVMASVARTGRLLCVGEAWPWGGVTAEVISRVVSEGFDLLDAPPQRLNAKDTPIPFHPRLWAAHRPTAQSITAAARNVLNY
- a CDS encoding thiamine pyrophosphate-dependent dehydrogenase E1 component subunit alpha; translation: MALDPSLLRLAFRWMLLARALDDKTAALYRSGLVPGGAFLSKGQEALSVALAMQLLPGDIYAPLIRDTAGRLAFGESLQDALRSCIGSPLGPMRGRDGNVHRGRPKDGYLPMISHLGAIPSVVNGALMARRMQGKEMGLGATCIGDGGTSTGAFHEAMNQAAVERLPVIIVVADNQYAYSTHRSRQFACDSLLDRAIGYGVDGHSVDGTDLAACMQVMDRAAKRAREGCGPQLVVANLLRLCGHGEHDDASYVDGTLKESHVGRDCLKVAAHWLIANKLATDEDMTQWNTEIAAELEKAVDEILRDPAPDPSLENWHALATAALRENAS
- the msrA gene encoding peptide-methionine (S)-S-oxide reductase MsrA; translated protein: MNAEDKKQETKDETAGWAYTEKATLGGGCFWCTEAVYERFAGVKSVVSGYAGGQVPNPTYKQVCTGDTGHAEVIQIEFDPKKISYAQILEIFWAAHDPTTLNRQGADTGTQYRSTIMYHSEAQKKAAEESKKKAQANFKTPIVTEIVPISIFYKAEDYHQDYFKNNPTQGYCAAVISPKLRSLEKKGIIPIK
- a CDS encoding dihydrolipoamide acetyltransferase family protein; translated protein: MPHTIPIVMPQLGESIAEATVIRWLVKPGDTVTAGQEVMEVETSKATLTVTSPVAGKIKTITATEGETYAVGNILGELSSDVAPLKPAADKPHFGGDGATITTSSSNTVEPVLKGLPVPVGASGASYLSPRLKARMAELGLHAADLAGLAGSGAHGRVTVEDFEAFVTKLEQNRLTPASSMRIAVADAMRRSWTRPIATVGMPVKLDPVLAHRATQNPKPGPALYALRALALGLGENSAPAGRLIGSRIAHPGSIDIGFAVEAEDGVLVPVIRDANRKSLRELTNRYNELVTLARERRLPADATGGSIATITNFGTFGLTWATPIPLPEQTLVLGLGAGRKVPFWDEDKQQFIPVMEANLTLSFDHRVMDGGAAGRLLGRVAMLMTLPDAL
- a CDS encoding metallophosphoesterase family protein produces the protein MGLYAIGDIHGYHQPLDALAQKLAFNSNDTIVTIGDYVDRGPQSKQVIDFLISLSKRSNLIPLRGNHEVMMLQARESLTGYKDWLACGGMETLESYLSENLQGISNEHWEFLSDTLPYYETEKNFFVHANAYADHLLDEQPDYMLYWEKFDYQPPHRSGKRMICGHTPQKNGVPLDIGHAVCLDTWVYNPAGWLTCLDVNTGAYWQANQEGKLREAMLETA
- a CDS encoding PAS domain S-box protein — translated: MLNAGVKMLLQPPDEAERLQALNRYSILDTGPDSSMDDIAQLAAQICGRPVAAITFIDGNRQWFKSCVGLDLKETSREDAFCARAILQKEVYIVSDTREDDCFRGGLIASPPYRIRFYAGAPLITPDGYAVGALSVMDHVPGTVTSQQKEALKTLARQVITHLELRRHVKEIEHEVKRHQQTEVALLQTEAKYRGIFENMAVGIYQTTKDGHYLAVNQRLADIYGYQSPEDLINSVKDISHQIYVDPNRRDEFVRLMRENDVISHFEAQIYRKDRSIIWISENARAVRKANGELDYYEGTVTDISRRKGAEEKLKNSEILYHSLVESLPQYIFRKDLQERFIFANQRFCRILEQAQEDVLGKTDFDFFPAELARKYQEDDRRLMREGGTFETVEEYLTADNQKAYMQVMKIPVYDAQGNVSGVQGIFWDVTEKRRIEDDLAFERDLLRALLDNVPDRVYFKDTSCRFLRCSLAMAQRLGLKDPAAVVGKTDFDFHPPELAQQFFEDEQRIILTGQPMINKVEQQVAVNGEEIWASVTKVPIKNRHGQVTGIIGISRDITTLKRTEQELASARDAALDTARLKSEFLATMSHEIRTPMNGIIGMTGLLLDTKLSTEQRDFTETIRTSADALLTIINDILDFSKIEAGKLILENIDLDLREVVESTVELLAQKAQDQGLEMISHVPDEIPTHLRGDPGRLRQILINLVGNAVKFTEKGEVVVRVALLEETAEKVRLRFEVRDTGIGIPKGVQEEMFQAFTQADGSTTRKYGGTGLGLAISKQLVNLMGGSISVDSAPGQGSTFWFELPLEKQGENAWRPLGERADLTGLNVLIVDDNATNRQIFEHQTRAWRMNSQSAASGMEALKVIDSQSKEGKAVDLILLDMQMPEMDGLMLARTVVKRLGRRVPKMLMLTSLGHRLDAKTLHAAGIASCFVKPVKQSRLFDTIAKVMAGYEDADVSQERLKAAAPVDLASGPVVRKSTKILLAEDNMVNQKVALLQLRKLGYEADTVANGLEAVAALRQVPYEVILMDCQMPEMDGYTAAREIRRIEREQPGSLKSGQPIRIVAMTANALDGDRADCLASGMDDYVSKPVQLEELAAVLERVAPCVGEMVQQSELKASGLPEAAEDRLDITVLNGLRALREPGQPDPLAELVDLFLIDAPERLHRIQHGWRAGDLKAVQHASHSLKGSASNLGVRRLSKLAAQLEKEAKAGELQQPETRVAALEAELQAVTELLQQEKER